One part of the Myxococcales bacterium genome encodes these proteins:
- a CDS encoding zf-TFIIB domain-containing protein, which translates to MSEYRTAPRCPRCSRPLEALAIQAGSALGCDGCAGVLLDDEGVRLRAHQLLRTTRKAIDPAALDLLPWDDSATLQCPRCKSTMKRTALVGIPVDFCAEHGTWFDARELTAVAYTIAHQHARDAARLPGYGFEHWARSPEVRESLRTLSARTLESLDQAALIESERRMRRIPGMWLLGLLGGLVKRRGL; encoded by the coding sequence GTGAGCGAGTACCGCACTGCCCCGCGCTGTCCGCGTTGCTCGCGCCCGCTCGAGGCGCTGGCGATCCAGGCGGGGTCGGCGCTCGGCTGTGATGGCTGCGCCGGTGTGCTGCTCGACGACGAGGGCGTTCGGCTTCGTGCGCACCAGCTTCTACGAACAACTCGGAAGGCCATCGACCCCGCCGCGCTCGATCTGCTGCCCTGGGACGACAGCGCAACGCTCCAGTGTCCGCGCTGCAAGAGCACCATGAAACGAACCGCGCTGGTCGGCATTCCCGTCGACTTCTGCGCCGAGCACGGGACCTGGTTCGACGCCCGAGAGCTCACCGCCGTCGCTTACACCATCGCCCATCAGCACGCGCGCGATGCCGCGCGCCTGCCCGGCTACGGCTTCGAACACTGGGCGAGATCGCCGGAGGTTCGAGAGTCGCTGAGAACGCTCAGCGCGCGCACCCTGGAGAGCCTCGATCAGGCAGCGCTCATCGAGAGCGAGCGCCGTATGCGCCGAATTCCTGGCATGTGGCTGCTCGGGCTCCTCGGCGGTCTGGTGAAACGCCGCGGTCTTTGA
- a CDS encoding protein kinase: MGNEQLAAAARSEPVQVIEKIPVGGDHGVDAALIQSEGIPTPPDLRIMPELGRGVAGRIHPAIDRYLLRRVALKRLSKELAQHPFYRDGFIAEAQMTGQLEHPNIVPVHELGVSPEGVPFFTMKLVHGVSLRDWLRDRQRPPGSSQRLEAGLEIFLKVCEAIAYAHDSGVVHRDLKPENVMVGSFGQVYVMDWGLARITRSIPASGARAQMEAEGPVGTPPFMAPEQARGKPHEMDERTDVFGLGAILYQLVSGRLPYGALRDPKEIIARALAGETVDIDAATAGLQIPKRIRQIVTRAISKDPAARYQTVTELADDVRRFLRGGLHLPMKTYAAGELVIREGDVGDAAYMIVVACRAYRTLDGQEETLSVMEPGDAFGEMALLFREPRVVSVVEEGEVTLLVLDKQTLSGGLGIDGWTGALVRGLAQRFADLEQQVRASGMRRG; this comes from the coding sequence ATGGGGAACGAACAGCTAGCGGCGGCGGCTCGCTCCGAGCCAGTGCAGGTCATCGAAAAAATCCCGGTAGGCGGCGACCACGGCGTCGACGCCGCGCTCATCCAGAGCGAGGGCATCCCGACGCCGCCCGATCTTCGCATCATGCCGGAGCTCGGGCGGGGGGTGGCCGGACGCATTCACCCTGCGATCGATCGCTACCTGCTGCGCAGGGTGGCGCTCAAGCGCCTGAGCAAGGAGCTGGCGCAGCACCCATTTTATCGCGACGGCTTCATCGCCGAGGCGCAGATGACCGGTCAGCTCGAGCACCCGAACATCGTGCCCGTGCACGAGCTGGGGGTGAGCCCGGAGGGTGTGCCGTTCTTCACGATGAAGCTCGTGCACGGCGTGTCGCTCCGCGATTGGTTGCGCGATCGCCAGCGTCCTCCCGGCTCCAGCCAGCGGCTCGAGGCCGGTCTCGAGATCTTCCTGAAGGTGTGCGAGGCCATCGCCTACGCCCACGATTCGGGCGTCGTGCACCGGGATCTGAAGCCCGAGAACGTGATGGTGGGCAGCTTCGGCCAGGTCTACGTGATGGACTGGGGCCTGGCGCGGATCACGCGCAGCATTCCGGCGTCCGGGGCGCGCGCGCAGATGGAGGCCGAGGGCCCGGTCGGCACGCCGCCCTTCATGGCGCCCGAACAAGCCCGCGGCAAACCCCACGAGATGGACGAGCGCACCGACGTGTTCGGGCTCGGCGCGATCCTGTATCAGCTCGTCAGCGGCAGGTTGCCCTACGGAGCGCTGCGCGATCCGAAGGAGATCATCGCGCGTGCGCTGGCCGGTGAGACCGTCGACATCGACGCGGCCACGGCGGGTTTGCAGATCCCGAAACGCATTCGCCAGATCGTGACCCGGGCCATCAGCAAAGATCCAGCCGCGCGATACCAGACTGTGACGGAGCTGGCGGACGACGTGCGCCGCTTTCTCCGCGGAGGCCTGCACTTGCCCATGAAGACCTACGCCGCAGGCGAGCTGGTGATCCGCGAGGGTGATGTCGGAGACGCGGCGTACATGATCGTGGTGGCGTGTCGTGCGTACCGCACGCTGGACGGCCAGGAGGAGACGCTGTCGGTGATGGAGCCCGGCGACGCGTTCGGCGAGATGGCGCTCTTGTTTCGCGAGCCGCGCGTGGTGTCGGTGGTGGAGGAGGGCGAGGTCACGCTGCTGGTGCTCGACAAGCAGACCTTGAGCGGGGGTCTGGGCATCGATGGCTGGACGGGCGCGCTGGTGCGGGGTTTGGCCCAGCGTTTTGCAGATCTCGAGCAACAGGTGCGCGCCAGCGGCATGCGCCGCGGTTGA